CCCATGGAACGAAACGACGCCTAGCTTCGCGCTTGGTCATGCCCGCGTTATGGCCCATGTCCGCTTCGGGTCAGAAGCGGACTCTTCCCCTTGCTGGTGGCTAACGCCTGAGTTACGCGGCTGGCGGCCCATTCTTCCGCTTGGACGAATAGTTACGAGCGTTGCCAAGAACCTTAAGTGTGCCAGCCGCGCAGGCGGCTGCAAGTAATGCCACAAAGGTGCCAGCCGTGAGCTGGAAGAATGGCCATGTGCCACGCAATAGCTCGCTCTCGCGAGAGTGACCGTCCGTGTAAAGGTTGAAAGCCAAATAGGCGAACCACGCCATAGCTGCTGCGACGAACGGTGCGCGTCTGTTCCGGATACAAAGCGCAATCAAGATGCCACCACAGGCCGGCACGATCAGATTCAGCACCGCAGAGATCGCTCGCTCAGTCATGCGCCTGACTCCCAAGCTATCAAATAGACGGATGTGCACGTCAGGACAACCATCCGACCTAAAGCCGGACATCAAATGCTGCACCGGCAGGGCCGCTTCGGGTCGAAAGCGGACACTCAACATCCTTCAACAACGGGGCCAGGTTCACCGATAAGTCCGTCAGAAGTGAACCTCCCCCCGTTTGGGAAAGCGCGCTGCTCAAGCCCTCGCTAGTCAGGCACGCTAACCACCGGCTTGAAGCCGCCAAAGATCATGCGCTTGCCATCGAAGGGCATATCACTGGCGGCAGGCATGCGCGGATCTTCCATGAGTTTTCCCATGCCGAAATCGCGAGTGGCCTTGTCGGGCCATTCCACCCAAGAGAAGACCACGGACTCATCCTGCGTTGCCTGCACAGCGCGACGAAAATCGGTGAGCTTGCCATCTGGCACGTCATCGCCCCAGCATTCCATCACCCGGATGGCGCCGTATTCCAGAAAAATGACGTCGAAGGTACGGGCGTGCTCGATGAACTGTTCCCGATGGGCGTTGGGTACGGCGATCACGAAACCATCAATGTAGGACATGACTGTCTCCCTGGCGGAAGGGGTGGCCGGAGTGGTCACCTTCAAGTATGCGACGAACGAGTGCCTGGGGGATCGACACAGGGCGTCTGGGGAAACGGTCCGCTTTGGCTCAGAAGCGGCCACGGGACACACGCGTAGGCCCTGCCTGCTTCCCCGACGAGCCGCCTGGACTCGCGTCCGAGCGTCCTTCTACGACTCAGGCCTGCGTACCAACTTCTTCGCAACATGCCGCCGAAAAACAAAACCGCTTGCCTGGCACCAGCAAGTGTGGGGTGTGGCGCTCCCACCACATGGCGGCCGATGGCGAGTGTGCCCGCAACGATTCCATCGCGGCCAACACGTCCACGGCGTAGGCTACGGAAGGCTGTTCCACGACCAGCATGCCTAGCAGGCGTTTGATACGAGCCAGCAGGCCACGGTCTTTGCCCAGCACACCCTGGGTGATCCAGATGCCAGGCTGCGATCCTTTGGTCTCCGCAAGCGGAAGGACCACGCCAATCCAGGCGGCACGGATTCGCTCAGGCGCTTCACCCGGGGGCATCGCGATGACGCGTATGTGCCTCATGGAAGATCCTTTCCTCGCATCCCAACGAAGGGATTATCCGCCATGGGTCGAAAGGGGGTGTCATCGAGCTCTCGATAGATTCCGTACCGTCTTGATCGAGGGCTCGACATGAGTGGTGATTGCAGCGTTTCCGCAGTTGTCTGCATAGACTGCCAGCACGAGGCCGGGCTCTCATCGCGCCCGAAGAGAGCCCGCCCCGTCAGAACTGCTTGGTCAGATCGAATCGCAACATCTGGTCGTGCGCATGCGGCTGAAGCATGTAGCCGTAGTCGATGCCCAGGCTCAGTTCACGCGGCAGCTGCAGGCCGGCGCCGATGCCGAACTGGACGCTGGTGCCATTGGCCGAATACGGATTGGACAACACGCTCCAGCTGCCAGCGGTGGGGATGAACGCATAGCTCAACAAGGTGTTGCTGGTGCCCTGGAAGTCGTGACCGATCTCCAGTCGTGCCCTTGGCACCAGTACGGCGCTGTCGAACTTCACCTGGCCGCTCGCCCGCAGGCCCACCGCCAACAGCGAGCTGCGTACCGTTTCGCTACCGTAGGCCAGCGCGGCGCTGGCCGCGCCGTTTTCGGCATAGCCATTCAGCTCGCTGCGCGACCACTGGTAGCGGCCATACGGCGAAAGCAGCACATCGTGATACTGGTATTCATAGCCACCCGTCAACGAACCGAACCATTGGCTACCGGTACGCTGGCCAGTCAACAAGCCGCCGCTGTCGGGATCGGGACGACGACTGTCAAAGCGCAGGCCGCCGCCGCCGAGAATGACGTCCACATAGGTGCGTGACGTCGGTGCGTAAGAGCCATACAGCGATGCACTGTACCCCTGGGCGATGCTGCGCGTGCCGTCATGGGCGATGCTGCTGTTGTCGTGCGCATAGCCCAGGCTCATGCCCACCAGCGCGTTCTCGCCGATGCGCTGGTCGACGCCCGTGTTGATGGCGATATTGTCGCTGTCGAAACCGGCCGACTGACGGTAGGCGTTGAATGCACCGAAATCGGCGCGGCCGTTGATCCACACGCCCAGGCCTTCCGGACCTCCCGCCTTGGTCGCCGCGGACGCACCCGCGCCACCCTGGCTGCCGTCCGCCACGCTTCCGCCACCGTCCGCACTGCCATCGGACGCCGGTGCTGCCGTGCCATCGGCACCGCTGGCGCCGATACCGGTACGCCCCCAGGCCTGCATCAAGGCATCGCGGTTGCCAACACCGCTGCTGCCTGTATGTCCCCACCGGCGCGCATCCGGACTGATGCCGCCCGCCTGCAACGGCTTGCCATCCACGCTTACCGCCACGTGGCTGCTGAACAGCTCCGCCGAACCGTCGTGCAGGCTGGACAGGCGCTGGCCGATGTTGTCCAGCTCGCTATTGGCAAATTGCAGCGCCGCCTGCGCTTGCGCATGGACAATGCCCAGTGCATCCGCATTGTTCGACGGATCAGGCTGGCTGCTCACCAGTACCAGTACCTCCACCGTGATCGGCTGTCCGCTGGCCGGGGTCAGCACCGCCGTGATCTGTACCAGGCCGGTATAGCTGTTCGCAGGCGTGAAGGTCAGCCATGCTGGCGCGCCGATGGCCGCACTGCCCGCCGCCCCTGGCGAAAGGCCCAGCACGGTGGCGGACACGTAGGTACCAGGGGCGATCTGGCTCAGGTCCACCGTCACCGGTTTGCCCGTGGCCGCAAGCACGGTCTTGCTTCGTCCCGACGTGCTGCCAGCGGCGGTTACCGTCACCGTGACCGTCGCCGGCACGGAACTGCCGAAGTGATTGGTGATCAGGTACGTGAAGCTGTCGGTACCGACGAAACCCGCACTCGGCGTATACAGAATCTGTTCTCCGCTGATCGACGCACTGCCGTGCGCCGGCGTGCTTGCCACGCTCATGCCGGTGAACGGTTGTGCGCCGGAAGCCCCCGTTTCCGCCTGGATCGTCACCGGCGTGCCGGTGGTCGTCGTCACGGCGAGGGCGCTGGCCGTCGGCACGCTGAGCGGCGTCACGGTGATCGTGACGGTTGCCGGCGACGACGTTCCGCCCGGGTTGGCGGCGGTATAGGTAAAGCTGTCGGTGCCGCCGTAGTAGGTCGATGCCGGCGTATAGGTCACCGTTTTGCCGGAAAGCGTCGCCGTGCCATGTGCCGGCGCCGTGGCAATGGCCACGCTCGTCACATCCACGCCACTGATCAAGCTCGACAGATCGATGGCCGTGGCCGTGTTGTAGGGCGTGCTTGCCGACTTGGCCGTCACCGTGGCTACCGCGGGCGCCCCAACCATCACCGTGACTGTCGCCGATGTCGACGTACCGCCCGGATTGGTCGCGGTATAGGTAAAGCTGTCGGCACCGCCGTAGAAGGTCGACGACGGCGTGTAGAGCACCGTCATGCCCGATACCGACGCGGTACCGTGCGCTGGCCCGGTCGCCACATGCACCGCGGTGACATCCACGCCACTGATAACCGTGGACAGGTCGATGCTCGCCGCCGTGTTGTACGTCGTATTTGCCGACGTTGCGGCCACCGTGGGCGCCGCAGGGGTTCCCACCAGCACCGTTACCGTCGCGGCCATGGACGTGCCGCCCGGATTGGTCACCGTGTACGTGAAGCTGTCGGTGCCGCCGTAGAAGGTCGACGATGGCGTATACGTCACGGTTTCACCCGATACGCTGACCGTGCCGTGCGCGGGTGCCGTCGTGATATTGACGGCGGTGATATCCACACCGGTGATCGAACCGCCCAGGTTGATCGTCGCCGCGGTGTTGTACGGCGTGCTTGCACTCTTTGCCGCAGCCGTGGGCGCGACAGGCACGCCCACGACGATGCTGTAGCTCTGCGTCGCCGTGAAGTGGTTGCTGTCGCTCGCGGTGATGGAGAACGAGAACGGACCATTGACCGTCGGCGTGCCCGACAGCAGGCCCGAGCTGCTCAACACCAGGCCGGCCGGCAGCGCTCCCGCGCTGACCGAATAGCTGTAACCGCCGGTGCCGCCGCTTGCGCTGAGCGACTGGCTGTAGGCCGTGCCCTGCTGCGGATTGGGCAAGGTGCCGGGCGAAATGCTCAGACTCGGCGCCTGCACCGTCAGGGTGTAGCTGCGCGTGGCCGTGAACGGCGCACCCGTGCCCGTACTGCTATCGGTAGACGTGACGGAGAAACTGAAGACCCCCGCCATCGTGGCTGTGCCCCCCAACACGCCGGACGAGTTCAGGCTAAGCCCCGCCGGCAATGCGCCGGACGTCACCGCGTAGTGATACGGCCCGACGCCCCCCGTGGTAGAGAAGCTCTGGTTGTACGCACTCTCGGCCGTGGCCGACGGCAAGGCCGGCGTGACGGGGCTCAGCCCCAGAGTGGGTGCGCCAATCGTCAGCGTGTATGCCTGGCTGCTCGTGAAGCTGTTCGCGTCAGTAGCCGTCACGGTCAGGTTGAACGCGCCCGCCGCCGTTGGCGTGCCGCTCAACGCGCCGTTGCTGCTCATCCTCATCCCGGCGGGCAGGCTGCCCGCGGTGATGGCGAAGCTGTACGGTCCGATGCCGCCGCTGGCGTTCAACGTTGCCGTATAACTTGCGCCGACCGTGCCGCTGGCGATGGTTGTCGGAGACAGCGTGATGGACGATGACGCCACCGTCATGCTGTAGTTCGCCGTGACGCTGAAGGGTGCCCCCACGCCGGTGGAGCTGTCGATCATCGTGACCGCAAAGCTGAAATTGCCCCACTGTGTGGGGGAACCGGAAAGCACGCCGCTGCTGCTCAGCGACAAGCCCGCCGGCAAGCTGCCGCTGCTCACCCGGTATGAGTATGGCGACGTGCCGCCAGTCCCCGTGAAGCTCTGCGAATAGGCCGTGGCATAGACGGCGCTGAGCACCGAATTGCCCGCTGGGGCCATGGCGAGCGATGGCGGATTCGACTGCAGCATGTAAGTGAAGTTGTGGGTATACGGACCGCTCCCACCGCTGCTGTCCGTCACCTGGATGGTGATCGGGAAAGTGCCCGCCTGGGTCGGCGTACCCGACAGGGTCGCCGTGGCGGCGTTCCACGAAAGGCCCGGAGGCAGCGGGTTGCTTTCGACATAGACGTAAGGTGCCGTGCCGTTGGCCGCGCTGAAGCTCTGCGAGTAGGCCATGCCCACCGTGGCGGCGGGGGCCGTTGACGGCGACAGGGTCAGGGCCGGCGCATTGATGGTCACGCCGGTATAGGCCTGCGTTGCCGTATTGCTGGACGCGTCAGTCACCTTGACCGTAAAGCTGTAGCTGCCGCCCCCCGTGGGCGTGCCAGAGAGTTGGCCGCCACTGGCGAGTACCAGGCCAGGTGGCAGGCTGCCTGCGCTGATGCTGAAGGTATACGGCGCATTGCCGTTGCTGGCAGTAATGGTCTGGCTGTAGCCCGTGCCCACGGTACCGCTTGGCAAGGCGGCTGAAGAAATCACCGGCATCGACGCGGCTACAGAGAGGCTGTACGGCTGACTGCCCGTGTAAGGCCCGGTGCCGCCGCTGCTATCCGTGGCAGTGATGGTGAAGTTGAAGTTGCCGAACACCGTCGGTGTACCGCTCAGCGCGCCCGTGCTGGCGTTCAACAACACGCCAGCCGGCAGCAAACCGCTGGTCACCGCATAGGTATACGGGTTGCTACCGCCGCTGGCAGCAATGGACGCATTGAAGCTGCTGCCCTGGGTAGCGCCCGGCAGCGTCGCAGGTGACAGGGTGATGACCGGCGCCGCCATGGTCACGCCGGCATAGGTCTGCGTCGCCGTGCTGCTGGCGGCATCCGCGACCTTCACCGTGAACGTGTAGGCGCCACCGGCCGTAGGCGTGCCGGAAATGACGCCAGCGGCATTGATGGACAAACCCGGCGGCAAGGAACCGCTGGCAAGGGAAAACGTATAGGGTGCGTTGCCGTGGGAAGCGTTAAGAGCCGTGCTATAGCTAATCCCTACGGTGCCGTTGGGCACCGTGACCGTCGTAATGGTCGGCGTCACCGCGTTGACCACCAGCATGTAGCCGGCACTGCCGGTGTAGGGGCCGGTACCAGTGCTGCTGTCCGTGGCGGTGATGGTGACCGGGTAGCCGCCGTACGAGGTCGGGGTACCGCTCAGCATCCCGCTGCTAGAGAGTGTCACGCCCGGCGGCAGGCTGCCACTGGTCACCGCATACGTGTACGTGGACGTTCCACCACTGGCGGTGATGGTCTGGCTATAGGCCGAGTTCTGTGTCGCCGAAGGAAGGGACAAAGGCGTCACGCTGATGATCGGCGCGGCGACGGTGACGTTGGTATAGGCCTTCGTGGCCGTGTTGCTGCTGGCGTCGGTCACCTTCACCGTGAACGAGAACGTGCCACCCGCCGTAGGCGTACCGGAGATCAAGCCGCCGCTGCTCAGGCTCAGCCCCGCCGGCATGGCGCCTGAGCTAATCGAAAAGGTATAGGGCGTGACGCCACCGCTGGCAATGATGGCCTGGTTGTAGGTACCGCCCACGGTAGCGGGTGGCAAACTGCCGGTAGTGATGCTGAGCGCCGGCGTGATCGTCACCGAGACCGGGTGACTGACACCGAAGAAGTCCTGCCACACGAACGAATCGGACGTCGAGGTATCACCATTGTTTTGATAAGTGACGAACTGATCGTTGGCGTCCTGCGTTACCGTGCCGTGGCCGGGCTGTGTCGGGAGGAACAACGCGCCATTCGTGCCCTTGTTGCTCGTGCAAAGGTAAGTATCGAACATGGATGATCCGCCCGATACCACGGTCAAGCTTGTCGGACAGCCAGCTTGCGCGTGTACAGCCGGAGGGAAGAGCCCAAGGCACAACAACAGCACCAGTCCGAGTAGTCCCGCCCAGGATGCACCGCGACGCAGGCCGGCGCCCGGCATCGATAGCCGACTCGATTCCATCACCCTATCCCCCCCTGTTGGGACATCCCTAGGCGAACTCATGCAGCAGGCAACCACTTGCCCCGAGCGGTCGGGTCCCCGGTGAAAGCGCCTGCGATTTACCGCCAGTCTAACCTCAACCCGTCACCCCGGCCGATCGCCGAGCCCTGGGAGATGACCCGGGTGCACGCGGAATCTTGCGACATCCCCCGTGCCTGGATGGCTCGCCAGGAGTGTTGCGTGCGACGCGCGTCCCCGGGCAAAACGCGGACGCAGTCAGCGAGCTTACGGGGAATTGAAGCCTCGAGGCATCCCCGAAATCAGGGTGGTTCCCGCGCTTATCCTGTTTTACCCGCGTTCCCAATGGAGCGGCAGCCTTTGTTGCAGGCGAGCGACTGCCCCCTGGCTGGCCAGGGTCCGCTGTGAAGCGGAAGCGGACACTAGCACTTCAGCTCAAAGCCCCTGCAAAGGGAAAGTCAGGCCCATACGGCAGGCCGCGCAGAAAAAGCCCTCATCGGCCCGGTTGTGGGGCGTCCTGGCTGACTGGTAATAGCGAACCGGAACGGTGACTTGACGCCTCAAGAGCGCAGGCATCGCTGGCAAAAGCTGCAACACAACATCCGCATTCGACCACCCGGCCGACACCTCGCCGACAACGCAACCGTTGGCAAGCGCATCGTCGAAGAGAGGACGAAGGTGCTCACATAGTTCGGCCATGAATGTGCGCTCAACTAGTCGCGGAGGAGTGTCCGCTTTGGGTCGAAAGCGGACCTTAGGAAGTCCTAGCCGGCCCGATGTCCGGAAATGTACGCGAGGGCGTCGTCAACGACTTCTTTGCCCAAACTTTCGACAGCAAGAGCATTCAAGGCTCCGTCCTCAAAGTCTCGCCATGTACAACAGACCGCGCCAGAGCTGTGGGCATACCGACCAGACGCCACACAGACCTGATCGTTGCTCAGAATGGTGAGTTCGTGAAGGTCGCCACCAGGAACATCCCTGGTCCAGCGCCTAAGCACGCCTGGCGCTTGATACGTGCCCATATGGATTTCCCTTTTTTGGCGATTCTTCGGAAGCGGACATAACGATACCCTCCAACGCCGCTGCGTGAGGCCATCCTTGTCGGTTATGTGAAAAGGATCCCGTAGACGATTCCGGCAATGCACAAGGACGGAAGGACGATGCCGATCCAATAGAGATCTGGGTCTTCGGACCTCTTGTACGTTCGATAGATCAGACTACCCCGTAAGCCCATTGAGGCATATCGGCTTGACCTGATGAAGCCCTTCTACCGCCTTTGGATCGTTACCGTCCTGTCGAGTCACCGACAGATCACATGTCTTATCAAGCTTATGGAATTTCACAAGGTAACGAGCACCCGCAGTCGGTACGAACGACTCGGTTATTGAGCACGTCTTGTCCATGACACCCGACGAGCCATCGTTGTAAGCATAAGTGAATATAGCGGGTTTTCCTGCAGGAATTGTTCGAGCAACTCCATCATGAGAATCACCCTTGCCTTGAATAGCAGTGGTTGTGAAGGTAGCAAGACGAGTTCCATTCCTGCTTGGCGCACAAGACTCGTTGTCAAAGTTCTGAACGAGAATCGTTGCTCCGTGGTCAAGTCCAGCAGCAGCGAAATTGGCCTCAGCAACTGGACCGCTCGTGGGCGCCACAAAGTGATCGGCGCAACCAGCGAGTAGGATCAGCGTTCCAAACAGTATTGCCATCTTCATTTGCGACTCCGGTATCGAGTTTTGGCATCTAGCTTGTTGAATGGAACTCGCGTTTCGTCAACATTCTGATCATTGTTCACCGAATGTTCGCTTTGGGTCGAAAGCAGACCATCTCGAATATACCTTCCGCTCACGCCGAAGGTGTCGAATCGATGCTATATCCACCCAGAGAGCTAAGCTTGTGAACGAGCAAATCGATGATCTTCTGATTGTCCGCACTGATATAAATTTCGCCTGAATCTGAATCCATGATCAGGCATACCTTTTCGCCAGCGAGAAGAAAGACCTCGTAAAACTCTCCAAATGCCACTTGGCCTCCGTGCGCGCCAG
This genomic interval from Dyella japonica A8 contains the following:
- a CDS encoding DUF1428 domain-containing protein is translated as MSYIDGFVIAVPNAHREQFIEHARTFDVIFLEYGAIRVMECWGDDVPDGKLTDFRRAVQATQDESVVFSWVEWPDKATRDFGMGKLMEDPRMPAASDMPFDGKRMIFGGFKPVVSVPD
- a CDS encoding putative Ig domain-containing protein encodes the protein MFDTYLCTSNKGTNGALFLPTQPGHGTVTQDANDQFVTYQNNGDTSTSDSFVWQDFFGVSHPVSVTITPALSITTGSLPPATVGGTYNQAIIASGGVTPYTFSISSGAMPAGLSLSSGGLISGTPTAGGTFSFTVKVTDASSNTATKAYTNVTVAAPIISVTPLSLPSATQNSAYSQTITASGGTSTYTYAVTSGSLPPGVTLSSSGMLSGTPTSYGGYPVTITATDSSTGTGPYTGSAGYMLVVNAVTPTITTVTVPNGTVGISYSTALNASHGNAPYTFSLASGSLPPGLSINAAGVISGTPTAGGAYTFTVKVADAASSTATQTYAGVTMAAPVITLSPATLPGATQGSSFNASIAASGGSNPYTYAVTSGLLPAGVLLNASTGALSGTPTVFGNFNFTITATDSSGGTGPYTGSQPYSLSVAASMPVISSAALPSGTVGTGYSQTITASNGNAPYTFSISAGSLPPGLVLASGGQLSGTPTGGGSYSFTVKVTDASSNTATQAYTGVTINAPALTLSPSTAPAATVGMAYSQSFSAANGTAPYVYVESNPLPPGLSWNAATATLSGTPTQAGTFPITIQVTDSSGGSGPYTHNFTYMLQSNPPSLAMAPAGNSVLSAVYATAYSQSFTGTGGTSPYSYRVSSGSLPAGLSLSSSGVLSGSPTQWGNFSFAVTMIDSSTGVGAPFSVTANYSMTVASSSITLSPTTIASGTVGASYTATLNASGGIGPYSFAITAGSLPAGMRMSSNGALSGTPTAAGAFNLTVTATDANSFTSSQAYTLTIGAPTLGLSPVTPALPSATAESAYNQSFSTTGGVGPYHYAVTSGALPAGLSLNSSGVLGGTATMAGVFSFSVTSTDSSTGTGAPFTATRSYTLTVQAPSLSISPGTLPNPQQGTAYSQSLSASGGTGGYSYSVSAGALPAGLVLSSSGLLSGTPTVNGPFSFSITASDSNHFTATQSYSIVVGVPVAPTAAAKSASTPYNTAATINLGGSITGVDITAVNITTAPAHGTVSVSGETVTYTPSSTFYGGTDSFTYTVTNPGGTSMAATVTVLVGTPAAPTVAATSANTTYNTAASIDLSTVISGVDVTAVHVATGPAHGTASVSGMTVLYTPSSTFYGGADSFTYTATNPGGTSTSATVTVMVGAPAVATVTAKSASTPYNTATAIDLSSLISGVDVTSVAIATAPAHGTATLSGKTVTYTPASTYYGGTDSFTYTAANPGGTSSPATVTITVTPLSVPTASALAVTTTTGTPVTIQAETGASGAQPFTGMSVASTPAHGSASISGEQILYTPSAGFVGTDSFTYLITNHFGSSVPATVTVTVTAAGSTSGRSKTVLAATGKPVTVDLSQIAPGTYVSATVLGLSPGAAGSAAIGAPAWLTFTPANSYTGLVQITAVLTPASGQPITVEVLVLVSSQPDPSNNADALGIVHAQAQAALQFANSELDNIGQRLSSLHDGSAELFSSHVAVSVDGKPLQAGGISPDARRWGHTGSSGVGNRDALMQAWGRTGIGASGADGTAAPASDGSADGGGSVADGSQGGAGASAATKAGGPEGLGVWINGRADFGAFNAYRQSAGFDSDNIAINTGVDQRIGENALVGMSLGYAHDNSSIAHDGTRSIAQGYSASLYGSYAPTSRTYVDVILGGGGLRFDSRRPDPDSGGLLTGQRTGSQWFGSLTGGYEYQYHDVLLSPYGRYQWSRSELNGYAENGAASAALAYGSETVRSSLLAVGLRASGQVKFDSAVLVPRARLEIGHDFQGTSNTLLSYAFIPTAGSWSVLSNPYSANGTSVQFGIGAGLQLPRELSLGIDYGYMLQPHAHDQMLRFDLTKQF